In a genomic window of Sardina pilchardus chromosome 20, fSarPil1.1, whole genome shotgun sequence:
- the enpp4 gene encoding bis(5'-adenosyl)-triphosphatase enpp4 produces the protein MLIHQLLWLAVCCGFAASEHRGNDTDKQSTPVTHPLLLVSFDGFRADYFKMYPFPHFQKFVSDGVRVGYLTNIFTTKTFPNHYSLVTGLYAESHGILASRMYDPQTNKTFTLGDTDPSWWEEATPIWVSVQNNGYKSAAAMWPGSDLKIQNSTATHFFPYSPKVTFQERLGNLTKWMKDDSDVKFAALYWEEPDRTGHKYGPDNTVEMVKTLKEVDDHIGLLMEQLQQADLWGKINVILTSDHGMAQCSEERLIKLDDCLNRTDYLVVDLTPVAAIMPVNNVSRVFNLLNKCHPHMKVYMKANIPERLHYKYNERIQPIILVAEEGWTIVQNGSLPRLGDHGYDNSLPSMHPFLAAHGPAFRKGYHLSNFNSIDIYPLMCHLLGIPAMPNNGSFVKVRCILESETCADLAVTVGIVIGVLIVLTTLTCLFRLMKSRGPSPSRPFARLELQDDDDDDPLLD, from the exons ATGTTGATTCATCAACTGCTTTGGTTAGCTGTCTGCTGTGGATTCGCTGCTTCAGAGCACAGAGGAAATGACACGGACAAGCAGTCCACACCAGTGACCCATCCCTTACTGCTTGTATCCTTTGATGGTTTCCGGGCAGACTATTTTAAGATGTATCCCTTTCCACACTTTCAAAAATTTGTCTCTGATGGTGTTCGTGTGGGCTACCTCACTAATATcttcacaacaaaaacatttcccAACCATTACAGCCTGGTCACTGGCTTGTATGCTGAGAGCCATGGCATTCTGGCCAGTCGAATGTATGATCCACAGACCAATAAGACCTTCACCTTGGGAGACACCGATCCCTCCTGGTGGGAGGAAGCCACACCTATCTGGGTGTCTGTGCAGAACAATGGCTATAAGTCAGCTGCTGCCATGTGGCCGGGGTCCGACCTGAAGATCCAGAACAGCACAGCGACCCATTTCTTCCCCTACAGCCCCAAAGTGACTTTCCAAGAGAGGCTCGGAAACCTAACCAAGTGGATGAAAGATGACTCGGATGTTAAGTTTGCTGCTCTCTATTGGGAGGAACCGGACCGGACAGGCCACAAGTACGGCCCAGACAACACTGTAGAGATGGTCAAGACCTTGAAAGAGGTGGACGACCACATAGGCCTGCTTATGGAACAGCTCCAGCAGGCCGACCTTTGGGGGAAGATTAACGTCATTCTGACCAGTGATCACGGCATGGCTCAGTGTTCTGAAGAGCGGCTCATCAAGCTGGACGACTGCCTCAACCGGACCGACTACTTAGTGGTGGACCTCACCCCTGTAGCTGCCATCATGCCTGTTAACA ATGTTTCTAGGGTCTTCAATCTGCTGAACAAGTGCCACCCTCATATGAAGGTCTATATGAAGGCAAACATACCAGAGAGATTGCACTACAAGTACAATGAAAGAATTCAGCCCATCATTCTCGTGGCCGAAGAAGGATGGACCATTGTTCAGAATGGCTCGCTCCCTCGAC TTGGTGACCATGGCTATGACAACTCCCTTCCAAGCATGCACCCTTTTCTGGCAGCTCATGGTCCTGCTTTCCGGAAAGGTTATCACTTGTCTAACTTCAACAGCATAGACATTTACCCGTTAATGTGTCATCTTTTGGGCATCCCAGCTATGCCCAACAACGGCAGCTTTGTCAAAGTTCGCTGCATTCTCGAAAGTGAGACGTGCGCAGACCTCGCAGTGACGGTGGGCATTGTGATTGGAGTCCTCATAGTGCTCACCACACTGACCTGCCTCTTCAGGCTGATGAAGAGCAGAGGACCTTCTCCCTCTCGGCCCTTCGCTCGTCTTGAGCTACaggatgatgacgatgatgatccCCTACTCGACTGa